From a region of the Streptomyces caniferus genome:
- a CDS encoding non-oxidative hydroxyarylic acid decarboxylases subunit B — MRLIVGMTGATGAVFGVRLLEALAELPDVETHLVLSRWARPTIELETGRSVAEVSALAEVTHRPEDQGATLASGSFRTDGMVIAPCSMKTLAGIRAGYADGLLGRAADVVLKERRPLVLVPRETPLSEIHLENMLALARKGVQMVPPMPAFYHHPRSVDDLVDHLIARILDQFGLPAPAAKRWDGMRAARAVKPAA; from the coding sequence GTGCGACTGATCGTGGGGATGACGGGAGCGACCGGAGCCGTGTTCGGCGTCCGGCTGCTGGAGGCCCTGGCCGAGCTGCCGGACGTGGAGACCCACCTCGTCCTCTCCCGCTGGGCGCGGCCCACGATCGAGCTGGAGACCGGCCGCTCGGTCGCCGAGGTGAGCGCGCTCGCCGAGGTCACCCACCGGCCGGAGGACCAGGGCGCGACCCTCGCCTCGGGCTCCTTCCGTACGGACGGCATGGTGATCGCACCGTGCTCGATGAAGACGCTGGCGGGTATCCGGGCCGGTTATGCCGACGGGCTGCTGGGGCGGGCGGCGGACGTGGTGCTCAAGGAGCGCCGCCCGCTCGTGCTCGTACCGCGTGAGACCCCGCTGAGCGAGATCCATCTGGAGAACATGCTCGCTCTCGCGCGCAAGGGCGTGCAGATGGTGCCGCCCATGCCCGCCTTCTACCACCACCCGCGGTCGGTGGACGACCTCGTCGACCACCTCATCGCGCGGATCCTCGACCAGTTCGGCCTGCCGGCGCCCGCCGCCAAACGCTGGGACGGCATGCGCGCCGCCCGCGCGGTCAAGCCCGCCGCCTGA
- a CDS encoding helix-turn-helix transcriptional regulator, with protein sequence MDRNGPADVTEVPFRASAGAPPGAEVLGFADLLARARGHGVDPYATKRLAFHELIAVRTGTLRCSVDFTEHELTPGSWLWVRPGQISQYHSDLTLAEGTVVLFLPGFLSPATAEAARVDQHDGTRSLTPRGAEGDAVRHVLELLESEYRQLTGLPLEVHLEVVRHLLAVLVLRLAHLRGAQGGDEAGSTAFRSFQQAVERDFARSHRVEEYARQLGYSVRTLTRATHAAAGCGAKRYIDDRVLLEAKRLLVHTGLTATAIGDRLGFPDATVFTKFFRQRAGETPAAFRNRARGNRP encoded by the coding sequence ATGGACAGAAACGGACCCGCTGACGTCACCGAGGTGCCCTTCAGGGCCTCGGCGGGAGCCCCGCCCGGCGCGGAGGTCCTCGGCTTCGCCGATCTGCTCGCCCGCGCGCGTGGGCACGGCGTCGACCCGTACGCGACCAAACGCCTGGCCTTCCACGAGCTGATCGCGGTGCGCACCGGCACCCTGCGCTGCTCCGTCGACTTCACCGAGCACGAGCTGACCCCGGGCAGTTGGCTGTGGGTGCGCCCCGGCCAGATCAGCCAGTACCACTCCGACCTCACCCTGGCGGAGGGCACCGTCGTCCTCTTCCTGCCGGGCTTCCTGAGCCCCGCCACCGCGGAGGCCGCCCGCGTCGACCAGCACGACGGGACCCGGTCACTGACCCCGCGGGGCGCGGAAGGGGATGCCGTACGGCACGTCCTGGAGCTGCTGGAGAGCGAGTACCGGCAGTTGACCGGCCTGCCGCTGGAGGTGCACCTCGAGGTGGTGCGCCATCTGCTCGCCGTCCTCGTCCTGCGGCTGGCGCATCTGCGCGGCGCGCAGGGCGGCGACGAGGCGGGCAGTACGGCCTTCCGGAGTTTCCAGCAGGCCGTGGAACGCGACTTCGCCCGCAGCCACCGGGTGGAGGAGTACGCCAGGCAACTGGGCTACAGCGTCCGCACGCTCACCCGCGCCACCCACGCCGCCGCCGGGTGCGGCGCCAAGCGCTATATCGACGACCGGGTCCTTCTGGAGGCCAAGCGTCTGCTGGTGCACACCGGCCTCACCGCCACCGCCATCGGCGACCGGCTCGGCTTCCCGGACGCCACGGTCTTCACCAAGTTCTTCCGGCAGCGGGCCGGCGAGACCCCGGCCGCCTTCCGCAACCGCGCCCGGGGGAACCGCCCCTGA
- a CDS encoding LuxR C-terminal-related transcriptional regulator: MELTGSVPALTAAYEVIRQPLGEILPRLSAVLAEVVPHRAAAELSTHCAHSPFKTYGDTDLTGRLSTAHLAPLLASGTPGRPWQGTLVLAGAERPVLAVTSHATLRGAVLLLVRDGDATPVDAPAAALVQALWDVVTSHFDRLAAEAVPGALARSRTAAGTRARVIAELGESCAAALTGVLGVLRSRTLDDAAARATATDLAASALVELRAEAERDQAIAEEPAAQAFARLADSLRPLVRYGPVRLELGAPDSARTVAADVAHTARAIVRTLLLKVLEQPDVSRVHIGWQLTDDALRATVRDDGPGTLTHGEVAHGGVTERLDVLNGRLDVDAVPGWGTTVSASIPLRVSQDLAPDPLTALGERELEVLARLALGHRNRAIAQELHISESTVKFHVAKILTKLGVGSRGEAAALFHAVA; this comes from the coding sequence ATGGAGTTGACCGGATCCGTGCCCGCCCTGACCGCCGCATACGAGGTGATCCGCCAGCCGCTGGGCGAGATCCTGCCCCGGCTCTCCGCCGTCCTGGCCGAGGTGGTGCCGCACCGGGCGGCCGCGGAACTCTCCACGCACTGCGCCCACTCCCCGTTCAAGACGTACGGCGACACGGACCTCACCGGCCGGCTGTCCACCGCCCACCTGGCACCGCTGCTCGCCTCGGGCACGCCGGGCCGCCCGTGGCAGGGCACCCTCGTTCTCGCCGGCGCCGAGCGGCCCGTCCTTGCCGTGACCAGCCACGCCACCCTCCGGGGCGCCGTACTGCTGCTGGTGCGGGACGGCGACGCCACCCCCGTCGACGCACCGGCGGCCGCCCTGGTGCAGGCGCTGTGGGACGTGGTCACCAGCCACTTCGACCGATTGGCGGCGGAGGCCGTGCCCGGTGCGCTGGCCCGCTCGCGGACCGCCGCCGGGACCCGGGCCCGGGTGATCGCCGAGCTGGGCGAGTCCTGTGCTGCCGCGCTCACCGGAGTGCTGGGCGTCCTGCGCAGTCGCACCCTCGATGATGCGGCGGCCCGCGCCACCGCCACGGACCTGGCGGCCTCGGCCCTGGTGGAGCTGCGCGCGGAGGCGGAACGGGACCAGGCGATCGCCGAGGAACCGGCCGCACAGGCCTTCGCCCGGCTCGCCGACTCGCTGCGGCCACTGGTGCGTTACGGCCCCGTACGACTGGAGCTGGGCGCACCCGACTCCGCGCGGACGGTGGCCGCCGACGTGGCACACACCGCGCGGGCCATCGTCCGGACGCTGCTGCTGAAAGTGCTGGAGCAGCCGGATGTGAGCCGTGTCCACATCGGCTGGCAGCTCACCGACGACGCACTGCGCGCGACGGTACGCGACGACGGGCCCGGCACTCTCACCCATGGGGAGGTGGCCCACGGCGGGGTCACCGAGCGGCTCGACGTGCTGAACGGGCGGCTGGACGTCGACGCCGTACCCGGGTGGGGGACCACGGTCTCGGCGTCGATCCCGCTGCGGGTCTCCCAGGACCTGGCCCCCGATCCGCTCACCGCACTGGGCGAGCGGGAACTGGAGGTGCTGGCCCGGCTGGCGCTCGGGCACCGCAACCGAGCGATCGCGCAGGAGCTGCACATCAGCGAGTCGACGGTGAAGTTCCATGTCGCCAAGATCCTCACCAAACTGGGCGTCGGGTCACGGGGCGAGGCGGCGGCGCTCTTCCACGCCGTGGCATAG
- a CDS encoding non-oxidative hydroxyarylic acid decarboxylases subunit C yields MAYDDLRSFLTALDKEGQLLRITEEVRPEPDIAAAANAAPRLGDAAPALYFDRVQGFTDARIAMNVHGSWANHALALGLPKETGVKEQVAEFTRRWGRFPVAPEWRSAPPWAENTMDGDAVDIFQVLPLIRLNDGDGGFYLDKAAVVSKDPDDPGHSGKQNVGIYRIEVKGRRKLALQPVPMHDIAQHLGNAEEAGEDLPVALALGNDPVISLVASTPMKYDENEYELAGALRGAPAPLAKAPLTGLPVPWGSEVIIEGVIEGRKREIEGPFGEFTGHYSGGRRLPVLRIDKISYRTDPVFEHLYLGMPWTEVDYLIAANTCVPLYQQLKTDFPEVQAVNAMYTHGLIVIVSTKKRYGGFAKAVGMRVLTTPHGLGYAATVIVVDEDVDPFNLPQVMWALSTKMNPAGDLVQVPHLPVLELAPQGQPAGIVDKLIIDATTPVAPDGRGNYGNQVRDLPETEHWLAKLQQLAARG; encoded by the coding sequence ATGGCATACGACGACCTCCGCAGCTTCCTGACGGCCCTGGACAAGGAGGGCCAGCTGCTGCGCATCACCGAAGAGGTGCGGCCCGAGCCCGATATCGCCGCGGCCGCCAACGCGGCCCCGCGTCTGGGCGACGCGGCGCCGGCCCTGTACTTCGACCGCGTGCAGGGCTTCACCGACGCCCGTATCGCCATGAACGTGCACGGCTCCTGGGCCAATCACGCCCTGGCGCTGGGCCTGCCGAAGGAGACCGGCGTCAAGGAGCAGGTGGCGGAGTTCACCCGCCGCTGGGGGCGGTTCCCCGTCGCGCCCGAGTGGCGCAGTGCTCCGCCGTGGGCCGAGAACACCATGGACGGCGACGCCGTGGACATCTTCCAGGTGCTGCCGCTGATCCGCCTCAACGACGGCGACGGCGGCTTCTACCTCGACAAGGCCGCGGTCGTCTCGAAGGATCCCGACGACCCCGGCCACAGCGGCAAGCAGAACGTCGGCATCTACCGCATCGAGGTCAAGGGCCGGCGCAAACTCGCGCTGCAGCCCGTGCCGATGCACGACATCGCCCAGCATCTGGGCAACGCCGAGGAGGCCGGCGAGGACCTGCCGGTCGCCCTCGCCCTCGGCAACGACCCGGTCATCTCCCTCGTCGCCTCGACCCCGATGAAGTACGACGAGAACGAGTACGAACTGGCCGGTGCTCTGCGCGGCGCCCCGGCACCGCTCGCGAAGGCCCCGCTGACCGGTCTCCCGGTGCCGTGGGGATCGGAAGTGATCATCGAGGGCGTCATCGAGGGCCGCAAGCGCGAAATCGAGGGACCCTTCGGCGAGTTCACCGGACACTACTCCGGCGGCCGCAGGCTGCCCGTCCTGCGCATCGACAAGATCTCCTACCGTACGGACCCCGTCTTCGAGCACCTCTACCTCGGCATGCCATGGACCGAGGTCGACTACCTCATCGCCGCCAACACCTGTGTGCCGCTGTACCAGCAGCTGAAGACGGACTTCCCCGAGGTCCAGGCGGTCAACGCGATGTACACCCACGGCCTGATCGTCATCGTCTCGACGAAGAAGCGCTACGGAGGCTTCGCCAAGGCGGTCGGCATGCGGGTGCTGACCACACCGCACGGGCTCGGCTACGCCGCCACCGTCATCGTCGTCGACGAGGACGTCGACCCCTTCAACCTGCCGCAGGTGATGTGGGCCCTGTCCACCAAGATGAACCCGGCGGGCGACCTGGTCCAGGTGCCTCATCTGCCCGTCCTCGAACTGGCGCCACAGGGACAGCCCGCCGGCATCGTCGACAAGCTCATCATCGACGCCACCACACCCGTCGCACCGGACGGCCGCGGCAACTACGGCAACCAGGTCCGCGACCTGCCCGAGACGGAACACTGGCTCGCCAAGCTCCAGCAACTCGCCGCCCGGGGCTGA